The Streptomyces sp. JB150 genomic interval GCACCGTGGTGCGGGACCGGCTGCTCACCGAGCACCGGATCCTCGTCCGCGAGTGCGGCAACAAGATCGGTTCGTCCAGTCGCTTCCTGCGGCTCGTGGTGCGCCCCCAGGTCGACGTGCGTCGCCTGGTGTCCGGCCTGGAACAGGTGCTCTACGGGACCAGGAGGGGAGCCGCCGTGCCCGAGCCGGGCACCGGGACCGGCTACAGCTCGGGCACGGCGGCGGTTGACCGGCTGGTGGGGGCGACGAACGGGGCGGGGGTGCAGGGCCTCGCGGCGGGGCTGAACGCGGGGCTCGACGCGGGCGTGCCCCTGCCGGCGGCCCAGCCCGCGCCCCAGCCGGTGGCCGGCCCCGCGGTGCCCCCCCCCGCGGCCGCCCGGCCCCCCGCGCCGCACCCCCAGCCCCGGCNNNNNNNNNNNNNNNNNNNNNNNNNNNNNNNNNNNNNNNNNNNNNNNNNNNNNNNNNNNNNNNNNNNNNNNNNNNNNNNNNNNNNNNNNNNNNNNNNNNNCAGCCGGCGGCGGCCCGGCCCGCGGCGCCGCAGCCCATGCCCGTGCCGGTGCCCGAGCCGCTGCCCGTGGCCGAGCGCGCGCCCGAGCCGGTGCCCGTGCCGATGCCCGTGGCCGAGCCGATGCCCTTCTCCGCGCCGGCCGCCGCGCTTCCGGTGTCCCAGCCCTCACCACCGGCCCCGGCACCGGCCCCCGCTCCGGCCCCGTTCCCGTCCCCGGCGTCCTTCCCGGCCCCGGCTCCGGTGGCTCCGGTGGCCCCGATGGGTCCGGTGGCCCCGGTGGGTCCCACGCCGCCCGGCGTGCCCGCGCGCGGCGGCCTCACCGCCGCCCAGGTCCGCGGCACCGACGGCCTGACCCCGGCCCCCGCGACGGGCTGGCCCGCCCCCGGCGGCGTGCCGAACGCGCCCGGGATGGGCCGGGCGGCGGGTCAGTAGGCGACGGGCCAGCCGCTGCTCCAGTTCAGCAGGTTGATGCCGAGCTTGGGCGTGCCGTTGTCGTTGCCGTCGTAGTAGTGGTAGACGATCAGGTCGCCGTCCACGTCCTTCAGGATCGACTGTCCGCCGGGCCCGATGACGCTGCCGTGCGACTCCAGGACCGGCGTCCCGCCGTTGTTCATGAGGGAGACGCCGTTCTTGTCGACGTACGGCCCGGTGACGGAGGTGGCGCGGCCGACCTTCACCTTGTACGTGGAGCTGGTGCCGGCGCAGCAGGTGTCGTACGAGGCGAAGAGGTAGTAGTAGCCGCCCCGCTTGACGATGAACGGCGCCTCGACGGCCTTGGTGCCGGTCGGCCGCGAGGCCAGGGAGTAGCGGGTGGTGTTGGTCGAGAGCTGCTTCCCGGTGCCGGGGTTGAGTTGGATCATCTTGATCCCGCTCCACCAGCTGCCGAAGGACAGCCACCACTTGCCGTCGCCGTCGACGAACAGGTTCGGGTCGATGGCGTTGTAGTCGCTCGACGCGTTCGAGGTGTAGACGATGCCCTGGTCGGCCCAGCTGCCCGGCTGGCCGGTGGTGGAGGTGGCGAGACCGATCGCGGAGGT includes:
- a CDS encoding arabinan endo-1,5-alpha-L-arabinosidase; this encodes MSRTRATLLALPAAALLALVPSTASAYPNPGHVTGATVVHDPTMIRTPSGQYLLYATGGGIANRTSTDRTAFRAGADAFSSRPGWWPAYSSVPEAWAPDISYQGGKYLMYYSVSKFGSNTSAIGLATSTTGQPGSWADQGIVYTSNASSDYNAIDPNLFVDGDGKWWLSFGSWWSGIKMIQLNPGTGKQLSTNTTRYSLASRPTGTKAVEAPFIVKRGGYYYLFASYDTCCAGTSSTYKVKVGRATSVTGPYVDKNGVSLMNNGGTPVLESHGSVIGPGGQSILKDVDGDLIVYHYYDGNDNGTPKLGINLLNWSSGWPVAY